From bacterium:
AAATTCGTCGGCGTACCCGGGTTGTTGGTATTTTCCCAAATCAAGAATCATGCTTAAGATTGATCACAGCAGTATTGCAGGAAATTCATGAAGGATGGATTGTTGGGAGAAAATATATAAACTTTGAGAATAATAAGGACGAGGAGAACCTTAAATTACCAATTTAC
This genomic window contains:
- a CDS encoding transposase is translated as IRRRTRVVGIFPNQESCLRLITAVLQEIHEGWIVGRKYINFENNKDEENLKLPIYRKNVA